The genome window TGCAGCAGCCGTGCATCGCGGTAGTACTGCACGCTCATGGCCTGGCGCGACAGCAGCGCCTGCAGGGCGCGCCAGCGGGCCGTGCCGCGCCGCAATTCAATGAAGCGCGTGCTGGCACACAGGGCGGCCACGGTTTTCGCGTGCTGCCAGTCGTCGTCGTCATCGATGAAACAGCCCAGGTGCACGCGGAAATGCCGGCTCAGGTACTGCAGCATGTGCCACGAGCGTATCTTGTCGCCCTTGTTGGGCGGATACGGCAGGCGGTGGGTGAGGAAGAGCAGTTCGCGCATGGCGTGTCCCCTTCCTTAGCCCAGTTGCCGCACGATGTGCGGCCCCAGCAGGTTGGCCAGCGGCAGCGGCAGACGGCGCCAGGCGCGGATGAACAGCGCGTATTTGGGATTCAGTGGATTGACTTCCGGCAAGGCCTTGGCGCGCACGAGCTGGTAGGCATACGGCAGCGGCTGCGGCGTAAAACCCCAGTTCTTCTTGAAGTCGTATGCCCCGGTCCCCAGCTTGCTGCGGCCGAAATCGAACAGGCGGTAGCCACGCGCGCTGGCGCGGCGCATCGCTTCCCAGTACATGAAGTCGTTGGCGCCCGTGCTGCGCGCCAGCGGCGTGCCGCCGCCGTAATACGGCAGCACTTCATCGCGGAAATAGAACAGCAGCACGCTGGCCTGCGCCTGCTGGCCGTGGTACACGGTGAGGATCTCGCAGGCGTCAGCAAACACCGCGCGCAGCAGGGCAAAATGGCGGCGCGCGAAGACGGGCGTGCCGAGCCGGTGCACGCTGGCCGCATAGATCGGGTAGAAGCGCTGCAAGTCATAGTCGATGGCGCTGTGCAGGCCGCCGGCCATGGCCTTGCGCACGACGGCGCGCTGCTTGCGGGGAATCGCCAGCAAGTTCTGTTCGGCATCGGGATGCAGGGGACGGCGGAAGGTCGCGTACAGGGGTTTGTGCAGCCAGCCGCCTTGGGCATTGTCCTCTACCTCGCACCAGCGGTATTCCAGGTGCCCCACGCCGAGGCGCCGCGCCAGCGCCAGCGCCGCTTCGTCGAGGGCCAGTCGCACGGCCGGGCTGCCGCCGGCGATGCCGCCGTACACGCAAAACGGCAGCGAGACGAGGGACGAGCCGAACAAGCGGCTGCGCACATGCGCCAGCGGCAACACGGCGGCGATGCGCCCGTCCTGTTCCGCGTACAGGAAATGGCTGTCATGGTGAAAACCTTGCTGCATGATGGTGTGCCAGCCGGCGCGGTGAAAGAAGGTGGCTTCGGGACAGGTCTCGACAAAGGCATCCCAGCGCGCATGTTCGTGCGCCTGCAGGAATCGCACGGCAATGGCGGCGCTGGACGGCGCCGGATCGACAGGAAGGCTGGCCTCGTGCATCATGTGCTTTCCAAAAAAATACGGTCCATGCGGTCCCAGGGGAAGTCGCCCGTCAGGCGCGCCAGCCGCGCTTCCATGCGCCCCAGGTTCAGGTAGTGGCGAAAGCGCGTCTTCGCGCTCAGGCCCGGCGGGCGCGGCTGGCCGGGATCGAGTTCCCAGGGATGAAAATAGAATATGCCAGCTTGCCCGTCGCGCGAATTGATGCGTCGCAAAAGCCAGCGCGACAGTGCATACGGCATCAATCTGAAGTAACCGCCGCCGCCGGCCGGCAGGTTGCGCCCGCGCAAGCGCACTGTGCTGACAGGCAATTCCAGCATGCCGTGCGGCCCCCGTGGGCGCCAGGCGAAGCGCGGTGCATCGGGCATGCCGTAATGGTCGTGGCGGATCGGATAGATGCTGGAACTGTAGCGGTAGCCCGCTTCCTGCAGCACGTCGAAGGCCCACAGGTTGGCCGCGCCGATGGAAAAGCTGGGCGCCCGATAGCCGTGCACGGGCAGCCCCGTCAACTGTTCCAGGATGGTCTTGCTGCGCCGCACATCGTCGGCGAACTGGGCGGCCGACTGGCCGCTGGCGCGCAGGTGCGCATAGCCGTGGCTGGCCACTTCGTGCCCCGCGTCGGCCACGCGGCGCAGCATGGCCGGATAGCGCTCGGCAATCCAGCCCAATGTAAAAAAAGTGGCGTGGATGCGCCGGCTTTCCAGCAGCAGCAAGATACGTTCGATATTCGCCTCGACCCGGCATTCCAGGCGGGGCCAGTCGGCGCGCGCGATGTGCGGCGCGAAGGCGGACACCTGGAAATAGTCTTCCACGTCGATGGTCAGCGCGTTGCGTAGTATGGCTGGCGGCGTCATGGCGTGCCCGGGCGCGCCGCCAGCCAGGGGGCGATGACGGCGGCGATGCGCTCGGCTGCGTGGCCATCCCACAGGGGCGGAATGCGGCCCCGCTTGCCGCCCGTCTCCAAGATGCCCCGCGCCAGCGCCAGAATGGTGGCCGGCTGCGTGCCGGCCAGGGTATTCGTGCCGGCGCGGACGGTGACGGGGCGCTCCGTATTGTCGCGCAGGGTCAGGCAAGGCACGCCCAGGGCCGTGCTTTCTTCCTGGATGCCGCCGGAATCGGTCAGCACCAGGCGCGCGCCCTGCATCAGGCCCAGCATTTCCAGGTAGCCCAGCGGCGGCAGGCAGACGATGGCCTGCCGCGCCAGCAATGGTTCCAGGCCCGCCAGACGCAAGCCTGCCAGGGTGCGCGGGTGGATGGGAAACAGCAGCGGCAGCTGGCATGACAATTGCCCAAGCGCCTGCAGCAGCGCTGCGAGTTGCGCCGGATCATCGACGTTCGACGGCCGGTGCAAGGTCAACAGGCCATACGCGGGCGGGCAGGCGTGGCCGTGGGGGCGCAGGGTGGTTTCGGGCTTGACTGCGCGCGGCAGTTGCCGCCGCAGGCTGTCGATCATGACGTTGCCCGTGAAATGGATGCGTTCGGGGGCGATGCCTTCGCGCAGCAGGTTGTCGCGCGCGCTTTCTTCGCTGGTCAGCAGCAGGCTTGATAATTGATCCGTCAGCACGCGGTTGATTTCCTCGGGCATGCGCCGGTCGCCGCTGCGCAGGCCCGCCTCGACGTGGATCACGGGGATGTCGCGCTTGGCCGCCACCAGTGCGCACGCCAGGGTGGAATTGACGTCGCCCACCACCAGCACGCCATCGGGCGCCAGCGGCGGATGCGCGTCGAGCACGGCGTCGAAGCGGCGCATGATCTCGGCCGTCTGCTGCGCATGGTTGCCGGAGCCGACGTCGAGCGATATGTCGGGTGCGCGCAGGTCCAGATCCGTAAACAGCTGGCTATTCATGGCCGCATCGTAATGTTGGCCGGTATGCAATAAGGTTACGCGCACGGCGGGCGCCTGGCGCGCCAGGGCGGCCAGGATGGGCGCCATCTTCATCAGGTTGGGGCGCGCGGCCACCACGCACAGCAGGTGCGCGGGCGCGGCGGACGGTAGCGAACGATCGGACATGCTGCGGCCTCCTTAGAATTGCATGGTGAGCGTGGCGCTGACGCCGTTTTCGCGGTAATCGCCGCCGTAGTTGCTGGCGTGCCGCGTATGCCGCACGTCGATGCTGGCCGTCATGTTCGGCTGCAGGATGCGGCTGTAGCCGGCCGTCACGGTGATGTTGTTGTCGCGCCGGGGCACGCTCAGCGAGCGCACGCCGGCGTAGCCGGCATTGACATTCACGCTGGTGCGCGCACTGGCTTGCCAGTTCCAGCCGACGTTGGCGCCGATCTGGCGCGTGCGGTCTTCGCTGCCGAACTCCATGCCGGGCAGCAAGGCGCTGTCGATGCCGCTGGCCGTTTGCGCCGTGCGGTCGACGGCCGTGACGCCGACGACCATCGTGCTTTTGGCCGTGGCGCGCGCCATCGTCAGCTTCAGCTGCTCTTCCAGGAAATAACGGTGGCTGAAGTAATTGATGGCGCCCCGTTCCGGCCCCAGGCTGTTGGCGTAGCGCAGGAAGGCATTGATGCGCAAGCGCCTGTCGCGCGCGTTGGGAAAGATGCCGCGCCATAATTGATCGAGCAGCTGGCCCGCATCGAGGTCGCCCAGGCGCGCAAACTGCGTGGGCATGGTGGTGATGTCTTCGCTGTAGCTCAGTTGCCAGTTGGTATGGCGCTGCAGGAAGTTGGCATCGAGGCTGTAGGTGTGGCCAAAAAAGCGCTTGCCCGTGCTGAAGGCCACGCTGGTGCGCGGCGACGGCGTCCACACGCCGCCCAGCGACCAGAAACGGCCTTCCGGCGCCTTGCCGTTGCTCGAGATATAGCCTTCCTTTTCCATGCCGCCGCTGGCCGTGGCCGCCCATTTTCTGCTGAACGGATAGCGCAGGCCCACGCTGCTGCGCTGCATGCGCACGGGCGCCAGCTTGCTGTCCTGCGTGCGGCGCACATCGTGGCTGGCGTTCCAGGACCAGCCCTGGCCGCGCGGTTCGCCGCTGAGCAGCAATTCCATTTCATCGCTGTGCACGGACAGCAGATCGCCGCCGCTGGCTACCGTATTGCGCGTGTAGCGCAGCTCGGCCGTGGCCAGGCCGCGGAAGCGGTGGCGCAGGTAGGGGCTGATGCTGGTGGTGCGCACCGTGCTGGTATTGTCCGTGTCGGGCAGATCATCGATCAATTGCGGGCCGAACGGCGAGATGTTGCGCCGGCTCACGCTGGCGTTGGCATCGATGAAGAACCAGTCCTGCATCACCTCGGCGTCGGCTGCGGCGTGCAAGTCGTGGTTGTCGCTATTGCCGCGCTGCCCGGAGAGGTATTTGTGCCAGCTGTAATCGAGGTTCACGCGCAGGCGCGGGCCCGTGCCGATGAGGGCGATGGCGGGCGCGATTTCCGTGATGAAGTCCGATTGCGCCTGGCCGGGCGGCGCGCGCGTGGCATTGTCCGTATAGCTTTCGCGCAGGCGCAGCGAGGGCTTGACCAGCCAGTCGACAGCAAAGGCCGGCAGGGGCAGCAGCAGGGACAGCAAGGGCAGCAGCGGCAGCGGAACCCGGCGGCTAGTCGTAATAGCCATAGCCGTAGTAGTCGTTGCCGGGGAACGATTTGGTCTTGTTGTAGATCAGATGTATGTGTTCGCACGCTTCGATCTGGCGCAGCGCTTCCTTGACGGCGTGCTGGGTCGTCGTTTCCGCCTCGACCACCATCACCACCTGGCCCATCTGTCCCACCAGCGCGTGCGCTTCGCTGGTAATCAGCAAGGGCGGCGAATCGAAGACGACGACGCGGTCGCCATAGCGGCTGGCGATCTCGGCCAGCAGGCGGCTCATGGCCCGGCTGGCCAGCAATTCCGTCGCGTGCTTGTTGCTGCGCCCGGCGGGCAGGATGCTCAGGTTGGCCACGTTGGTTTTCAGGATCACGTCCCCCATGGCCAGTTGCGGGTCGAGCAGCACGTCCATCAGCCCCGGCTCCGGCGACAGGCCCAGCACTTTCAGCACGGACGGGCGCGCCACGTCGGCATCGACCAGCAGCACCGTGATATCCATTTCCATGGCGATGCTCATGGCCAGGTTGACGGCGCAATACGTCTTGCCTTCGCCGGGCATGGCGCTGGTGACGACGATCAGGTTGCCGTGGTGGATGGCCTCGTCGCCGCTGGCGCGCGCCTGGCGCAGCAGCGGGCGCTTGATGATGCGGAAATCTTCGGCCACCGAACTGCGTCCGCCTTCCTGCGTGAGCATGCCTTGCTCCGCCAGCCAGGCCAGGTTCAGCGGGCGGTACTGGGGGTTGCCGGCCGCCGCCGCGCCATCCGCAACATCTGGACCATAGGGCACGCCGGCCTCGGCCACGCCCAGGATCGTGGGTTCCTGCTTGCCGCTGTCCTTGCTGCTCATCGTCGCTCCCTTGGTGGCTCTAGAATTTCAGCAGCGCGGCCGTCATGACCCCGCCGTACAGCACGAACAGGCTGCCCAGGCAACCGGCAAACGCATAGCGGGCGCGGCGGCGGCGCACCTGCTGCAGCGGCGTCCAGTTCATCGATACCGTGCCCAGCACATTCAAGCCCGTGGCATCGCGCAGTTCGGCGGGGCTGAGGAAGGTGGGGCGCACCTGGCTGATCAGGAGAGCCGTGGCGATGCCGGCCACCAGGGCCGCGCCCAGCGCCGCGGAAAACAGCAGCGGACGGTTCGGGCCGACGGGCGCATATTGCACCGTGGGCGGGTCGATGATCTTGAAGGCCATCATCTCGGTGGTGGAACTGAGTTCGCCCGACAGCTTGGCCGCTTCGCGCCGACCGATCAGCTTTTCATAGTTTTCCTTGTTGATGACGTAGTCGCGGTTCAGTTGCGCCAGCTGCGATTCCACCTCGGGCACGGCATTGCTCTGCGCCAGCAGGCGCTCATTGCGCGCGCTGTACTCCTGCACGCGGGCACGGATGGCGGCCACCTTGGCATCCGCATCCGTCAGCGCCACCTTCAGCTGCTGCAGCATGGGGCTGTAGTTCTTGCCCGGGTCGCCGGACGCCGTTTTCAGCTTGCTTTCCTCGATCTTGCGCTCCTCCAGTTGGGCGATGAGGCGCTTCGAGGCGATGATGTCGGGATGCAATTCCGTAAATTGCATGCGCAGGCTGTCCAGATTCTTGTTGAGCGTGGCGATGCGCTCGTCGAGTTCGGGATTCGTGATCGATGCCGCGTTCGGCTCCAGATCGAGCACGGGTTCGTCGCCCTCGATCTGGCTCTGGATGGCCTTGCGCGCCTGTTCCGCCTCGACCAGTTCCAGCTTGGCATTGTTCAGGCTATCGGACGACATCAGCAGCTGGCTGCCATAGTCGATGCCCTGGCGCGGCAGCAGCAGGTTGTTGCGGATCTTGAATTCCTTCACCAGGTTTTCCGCCGCGCTCAGCTTGTCCTCGTAATTCTTGATCTGCTCGTCGATGAATTGCACGGCCTTCTGCGAATCGCCCTTTTTTTCCTGGAAACTGCCTTCGACAAAGATGGTCAGCAGGCTTTGCACCACGTCGCGCACCAGCTTCGGGTCGCGCCCGCTGTAGCTGATGGTGTAGATATCGTAGGCGTTGGTGCCGGTGATCTTGATGCGGCTCATCAGCTCATCGAGCCGGGCTTCGTGTTCGCGCACGGTCTTCGAATCGAGGTCGAGGTCGACCATGCGCATGACGCGCTCCACGTTCGGGCGGCTGAGCAGGGTGCGGCTCATGATGGCCACCTGTTGTTCCGTGTTCGGCACGCTGGTCATGCCGGCCAACAGCGGCTTGAGGATGGTTTGCGTATCGACAAACACGCGCGCCGACGTCTGGAAGTCGTCGGGTAGCGTAATGACCTTGATGAAGCCGACTATCGCCACCAGCCACGCCACCAGCAGCGCATGCCAGCGGTACTTCCAGATGCCTTTCAGGCTGGAAAGCAGTTGCTGTATCAATTGCTCCATGTCGCTTCCTTCAGGTGACGGTGCTGCACGGTCGATGGCTGGGCGGCGCGGACAACGGCGTCTTGCAAGAAATGCTTGCCTGTTGAGTAAGCAAAGTATAGGGCGGCTGTGGAGCAAAATTTCCCAAGATGATTGCTTCTTGATACGCCTCAAGGTTCACTTGCCGGGTTTTAATAATCATAGGAAGTTCGCGGCCCAGGCTGGTTCTGCGGGGCCGGCCATGGATGCGCCATCGACTCGAAGAGGCTCCGCATGAATCCGTTTCGCCGTGCATTTGTATGCCACACGCTGCTCCTGGCCTGTACCAGCAGCTTGCTGGGGGGCTGCCGCACCCGCTATCCGCTGGCGCCCGCCGACGACAGCGCCCCCATGCACGACTACCTGATCGGCCCGGGCGACTCCGTCAACATCATCGTCTGGCGCAATCCGGAAGTGTCGCTGACGGTGGCTGTGCGGCCCGATGGCAAGATCACCACGCCGCTGGTGGAGGATTTGACCGCCAGCGGCAAGACCTCGACCCAGCTGGCGCGCGATATCGAGCAAGCCTTGGGCAAGTTTATCCAGCAACCGGTGGTGACGGTCATCGTCACCAATTTCTCGGGCCCGTATGGCGAGCAGATCCGGGTCATCGGCGAGGCGGCCAAGCCGCAGGCGCTGCCGTACCGCCTGGGCATGTCGCTGATGGACGTGCTCATCGCCGTGGGCGGCATCACTGACTTTGCCGCCGGCAACAAGGCCAGCATCATCCGCATGCGCGACGGCAACCAGCAGCAGCTGGGCGTGCGCCTGGACGACCTGCTCAAGAGTGGCGATATTTCCGCGAACGTCATGATGCGGCCGGGCGACGTGCTGCTGATACCGGAGAGCTTTTTTTAGCAGCGGGCTCGGCAATATCAAAACAGCACTTATATTTGTCAATTTGTACTTGCAGGCAAATTTCAGCATGCAATTTTGCTACTGAATAGCATATTTCTTCTGTTTTTTTTGCCTGACGCGGGAACTTCTCTGCTTTTTATCTTGTCACAAGGCATTGGCTTCAGTCCGTCTTGACGGCTGCCGATGAACGTGAGGACAAGATGAGCTTTGAAGATGAACCTATTATTTCCTTCGACACGCCAGGTGCTTTCAGTGACCTGGTGGTGGGCGAGGGCCAGATCGACCCGGCGATGGAGCACGAGCTCGACCTGCAGCGCTTTCATATCCGCATGGCCAATTCGCGTGGCCGGCGCGAGGCGGCCAGTTTGCTGATCCGCAAGATGTACGGCTGGCGCGGCTATGCCGTCGATCCAGGCATCGCGCATGCGCTGAATAAAATCACCCTGTTTGCGGAAACGGCGGGCTCCACCGTCGGCACCATGACCCTGTGCCTGGACAATGACGAGACGGGCTTGCCCGCCGATGAAAACTTCCGCGACAAGCTCGACGTGCTGCGCGAGCAGGGGCGCCGGCTGTGCGAACCGTCGCGCCTGGCCATCGACAAGGGCGTGAGCAAGCGCGTGTTTGCGGCGCTGATTCATATTTCTTATATTTATGCCCACAATATTCACGGCTTTACGGATTACGTCATCGAAGTCAATCCACGCCATGTGGTGTTTTACAAGCGCATGCTGGGTTTCAAGGATTTTGGCGGCGAGCGAGAGTGCACGCGCGTGGGGGCGCCGGCCGTCTTGCTGCGCCTGGACCTCGACTACATGGGGGCCCAGATACGCAAGTACGGCGGCATGATGGAACAGCATGGGGGTGAACGGTCGTTTTACCCCTTTTTTTTTCCGACATGGGATGAGCCAGGGATTACCGACCGGCTCAGGCAGGGGCGCAACTGACTCATTTATTTTTCAGCAAGATCGCCTGCATGTGGCTGCCCGGAATCGCGTAGGTGATACCGCTGGGCGCGGTGATGGCCGCCTCTTTCAGGCCCTTGACATACACCATGTTGACGATGCCGTAGACGATGCCGGTCTCGGGATCGAACAGGGGGCTGCCGCTGCTGCCCGGATACGCCGTCGCGTCCAGCTGGAACACCGTGTACGGCGCTTTTTGCAGTTGCGCCAGGCGCCGGGTGTCGAGGCGCTGCGCGGTGGCGCTGGGCCTGACCACCGGCGTCAGCGACGATACGGTGGCGCGGTGCGTGACGTGGTGCAGACCCAGTAAGGTACCCAGCGGAAACCCGGTAAAGGCCATGGCCTGGCCTTCGCGCACCGTGGCCGCGTCGCCCAGCGCCAGGGCCGGCAGCGGTGCGCCAGCCAGGCGCAGCAAGGCCAGGTCGTGTTCGGTGTCCACCGCCTGGATTCTGGCGGGGCGAAATTGCGCCGCCTCGCCCTGGCCCGTGAGTATGCCGATGGATTCGTCCGGACTGGCGTCGAGCAATTTCTGAACCACATGGGCGCAGGTCAGCACGCTCAAGCCGTCGCCCGCCACGAAACCCGTGCCGAGGAAATTCATGGGCGGCGTGCGCGTCGCCTGCAGGCTGCCCACGCCGACGACGGACGGCTTCACGCGCGCAATGACTTGCGCCAGGGCTTGGTCGGCGCGGCAGGGCGCGCTGGCCACAGCCAGGAGCAAACCGGACAGCAGGACGGCGGAGAATGTCAACGGCGGGGATTTCATGGCGGCAGGCTTTCAAGGGGAGGAGGTAGCGGGGGCTGCAGCAATGCGCACAGCAGCATCAGATAGCACAGCAGGGCGATGCGCGGCACGTCGAGCAGGCTGTCGAACAGGCCGACGACGAGAAAACCCAGCAGGGCGGCGGCGCAGGCCAGCGCGCACTGGTTGCCCGCCGTTGCCTGGCGCAGCAGGCGCAGGCCGGCCAGGGATAACAGGGCCAGCAGGGACAGTGCGCCGCACCAGCCCGTTTCCACCAGCACATGCAGCGCCAGGCTCTTGATATGCCACGGCAAGTGATGGTGGTCGCTGCTGAAAAACCAGTAATTGTTGGCCTGCGTAAAGCGCCCGTTGGCGATCATTTCCTCGCCGCCGGGCGCGCGCAGGCTCAGATTGTCCACGTCGATCACGGACGAGGTGGCCGTGCCGCTGGCCGCCAGTTCCAGTTGCACGGGCGGGCGCAGCAGCCAGGCGCCCGCGCCCAGCCATTTGCTGTCGAACGGCACTTCATAGTGCTGCCAGGCCGGCACGGGACTGCCAGGCGGCGGCGCCCGCAGGCGCAGGGGGACAGGCACGCAAGCTTGTGCGTACAGCAATTGCCGCTGGCACAGGCGCACCAGCAGCACGGGCATGGGGCCGCTTCGGCGCGCGTCCAGCGCCAGGGTGTAGTGCGTGGCCGGCTGCAGCGGCAGGCGTTGCAGCAGCCGCAGCAGTTCGCCATAGCCGGCGCTGTAGCCGGGGCTGGCCAGGCGCACATAGGTGTTGGGGGAATTGCCAGGCTGGCCCTCTTCTTGCGCATACGCGATGCTGGCCGGCACATCGCGCCCCGGATTGTGCCAGTAGTACGTGGCAGGAAAGCTGCCCATGCCCATGCCGAACAGCTGATCGCCCCAGTCGGACGGCTGCATGGCCAGCACTTGCCGCCAATGGCGCAAGCGCCCTTGCATGTCGAAGGCTGTGGTGGCGAAACGTTCGGTGGCGTAATAGCTGGCCGAGACGGGGATGGCCAGCAGCAGCAGGATGCCGGCCGCGCCCGCGATGCTCAGGCTGGCCCGGTCCAGCCGCCATAGCGGCGCGCGCAAGCGTCCATTGCACAGCATCAGCATGGCCAGCGACACGACCAGCCCGGCCGGCGCCAGGGCGGGCGCACCGGCCCAGTGCCAGCCTATCCAGACGAGATTGCATGCCAGCATGGTCCACGCCATCATCGCCAGGACCAGCCTGGCAGGGCCTTTGCCGGCGGCGGCGCCCGGCCACAGGGGGCCGGGCAGCAGCGCGCCCGCCAGCAGCAGGGCGGCCAGCAGGAACAGGAAGTACGGTCCTTTCAGCCAGCCGGCAGCCGGCTGGCCGGCCCCTTCCGGCCACCAGCTGGCAAGCAGCCCCTGCAGGCACAGCGCGCACAGCAGGCTAGCCGGCGCCAGGCGCCACGGCAAAGGCCGCGCCGCCAGCACGAAGCTGGCCGCGAGCAGGACGACGGCGGCGAGCAAGCCCCGGTAGCCGGCCAGGCTGAACATGTATACGAGCAGGACGGTGCCCAGGCCGGCCAGCAGGAGCATCAGCAAGGGTTTGCGCATGGGGCGCCGGCCCGTCGGGCGCCGCGCCGCGCCGGGGCCTGTGCGCAGGATGTGCCACAAGGCCAGCAGCATGGCCGCCGCCAGGGCCGCGTACAGACCGCGTGAAAAGGTGGTACATGCCGCGTGCAGGGCCAGGGCCAGCAGCAGCAAGGCCAGCGCCGCCTGCCAGCGGCTGCGCGCGCGCGCCAGCCACAGGCCCGCAAATGGCAGGCTCAGCGCCAGATAGCCGTCCAGCGCGGCGCCGCCCGTGTGCATGGCGGAAAACGGCGCCGTGATGCGGTAGTCGCTGGACAGGTTCGTCAAACCGGGAAACACCGCCCGCTCCCACAGCGCGAACAGCGATACCATGGCCAGCCCGGCCAGCATGCCCGGCAGCGCGTAGCGGCGCAGGGCGGACGGCTCCCCATCGCGCAGCAGCAGCGGCAGCAGCAGCATGCTCCAGGCCCAGGCCTTGCCCAGTCGCAAGCTGTTGTAGGGGCTCAGGTAATTATCCCAGGCATACACGTCGAGGGGCGGCAGCGGCAGCACGCCGCGCAGCAGCGCCGCCAGCCAGGCCAGGCTGCACAGCAGCAGGCAGGCGCGCGCGGCGGGAGAAAGCTGCGCCGCGGCGCTCCGGGCCGGTCCGCCCAGGCGCCAATAGCCGCAGGCTACCGTCAGCAACAGCAGCACGTCGATTTCTTCGAGGAAGAACCAGCCCGTCCACGGCGCCAGGTCGAGCACGGGCAGCAGGGCGGGCACGCAGAACAGCCAGCAGGCGGGACGCCAGCACAGCAGCAGGAAATAGGCGGGCAGCAGGGCGGCGAACAGCAGGCCGGGCCAGCCGTGGCCCAGCGGATAATGGCGCAGGGCCAGCATGCAGGCCGCGCCCGCCAGCAAGGCCAGCAGCCGTGCTGCCAGGCCGGGCAAGGCCGTGTGCGTCGCCATGGCCTAGAGCTGGGTCAGCAAGGCCTGCGCCTCGGCCCGCTGCGGGAACTCCTTGTTGGCGGCAAGCAGCTGTTCCAGTTGCTTGCGCGCCCCCGGCTTGTCGCCCGATTTCGCCAGCGCCGCAGCCAGGTGGTACTGGATCTCGGGCAACTTCGGCGCCAGGCCGGCCGCCTTGCGCAGCAGGGTGGTCGCGCGTTTGACGTCGCCGTGTTCCAGCACGATCCAGCCCAGGGTGTCGAGCACGATGGGGTTGTCCGGCACCAGCTTGAGCGCCTGCTCGGCCGTCGCCTGCGCGCGCGGATCTTTTTCCTGCTGGTACGCCCAGGCCAGGTCGTTCAGCGCCGCCACATTGGCCGTGTCCTTGGTAGCGATGTACTGCAGCTGTTCGATGGCCGCGCCGTATTGCTTTGCCGCCAGCTTGACGCCGGCCAGGTAGGTGCGCACGCCCAGGTCATCGGGCTTGTCCTTCAGCCAGGCCGCCATGCGCGCATCGGCCTCGCGCACCTGGCCCGCGGCCAGCATGGCGCGGTGCAGCTGCACCTGCATGGGGCCAATATTGCTGAGCTGGATGGCGTGTTGGTACAGCTTGACGGCTTCCTGCGGCAGTTTCTGCGCCATCAGCACGTCGCCTTCGAGCTTGTAGCCAGCCGCCAGCTTCGGCTGGTGTTCCTGCACCTGGCGCGCCACGGCCAGCGCATCGCGCTGGCGATTCAGGCTCAGCAGCATGGCCACTTCGACCACGCGCGCTTCGAGCAGGGTCGGGTCAAGCGCTTGCGCGCGCTTGACGGCTTGCAGCGCATTGTGGCCGTCGCCCAGTGCCAGGTGCAAGCTGGCGATGCGCATCTGCAGCGGTGCCGACGTCGTCTGTATGCTGGCCAGCTTGCTGTAGCTGTCAAGCGCCGCCTGCGTCTGGCCGGCGCCGTATTCGACCTGCGCCCGCAGGGCCAGCGCATCGGCGTCGCCCGGGTGGCCCGACTGCAGGGTGCGTGCCAGTTCCAGCGCCTTGTCGGGCGCGCCCGTCCGCAGGTAAAAGTTACTCAGCAGCAGGGCCGGCGCGACGGCGTCGGGATTGTCGCGGTGGGCCCGCTCCAGCCAGCGTCGCGCCTCGTCCGTCTTGCCCT of Janthinobacterium sp. PAMC25594 contains these proteins:
- the wecB gene encoding non-hydrolyzing UDP-N-acetylglucosamine 2-epimerase; amino-acid sequence: MSDRSLPSAAPAHLLCVVAARPNLMKMAPILAALARQAPAVRVTLLHTGQHYDAAMNSQLFTDLDLRAPDISLDVGSGNHAQQTAEIMRRFDAVLDAHPPLAPDGVLVVGDVNSTLACALVAAKRDIPVIHVEAGLRSGDRRMPEEINRVLTDQLSSLLLTSEESARDNLLREGIAPERIHFTGNVMIDSLRRQLPRAVKPETTLRPHGHACPPAYGLLTLHRPSNVDDPAQLAALLQALGQLSCQLPLLFPIHPRTLAGLRLAGLEPLLARQAIVCLPPLGYLEMLGLMQGARLVLTDSGGIQEESTALGVPCLTLRDNTERPVTVRAGTNTLAGTQPATILALARGILETGGKRGRIPPLWDGHAAERIAAVIAPWLAARPGTP
- a CDS encoding XrtA-associated tyrosine autokinase is translated as MSSKDSGKQEPTILGVAEAGVPYGPDVADGAAAAGNPQYRPLNLAWLAEQGMLTQEGGRSSVAEDFRIIKRPLLRQARASGDEAIHHGNLIVVTSAMPGEGKTYCAVNLAMSIAMEMDITVLLVDADVARPSVLKVLGLSPEPGLMDVLLDPQLAMGDVILKTNVANLSILPAGRSNKHATELLASRAMSRLLAEIASRYGDRVVVFDSPPLLITSEAHALVGQMGQVVMVVEAETTTQHAVKEALRQIEACEHIHLIYNKTKSFPGNDYYGYGYYD
- a CDS encoding FemAB family XrtA/PEP-CTERM system-associated protein, which gives rise to MHEASLPVDPAPSSAAIAVRFLQAHEHARWDAFVETCPEATFFHRAGWHTIMQQGFHHDSHFLYAEQDGRIAAVLPLAHVRSRLFGSSLVSLPFCVYGGIAGGSPAVRLALDEAALALARRLGVGHLEYRWCEVEDNAQGGWLHKPLYATFRRPLHPDAEQNLLAIPRKQRAVVRKAMAGGLHSAIDYDLQRFYPIYAASVHRLGTPVFARRHFALLRAVFADACEILTVYHGQQAQASVLLFYFRDEVLPYYGGGTPLARSTGANDFMYWEAMRRASARGYRLFDFGRSKLGTGAYDFKKNWGFTPQPLPYAYQLVRAKALPEVNPLNPKYALFIRAWRRLPLPLANLLGPHIVRQLG
- a CDS encoding XrtA system polysaccharide deacetylase; this encodes MTPPAILRNALTIDVEDYFQVSAFAPHIARADWPRLECRVEANIERILLLLESRRIHATFFTLGWIAERYPAMLRRVADAGHEVASHGYAHLRASGQSAAQFADDVRRSKTILEQLTGLPVHGYRAPSFSIGAANLWAFDVLQEAGYRYSSSIYPIRHDHYGMPDAPRFAWRPRGPHGMLELPVSTVRLRGRNLPAGGGGYFRLMPYALSRWLLRRINSRDGQAGIFYFHPWELDPGQPRPPGLSAKTRFRHYLNLGRMEARLARLTGDFPWDRMDRIFLEST
- a CDS encoding TIGR03016 family PEP-CTERM system-associated outer membrane protein → MAITTSRRVPLPLLPLLSLLLPLPAFAVDWLVKPSLRLRESYTDNATRAPPGQAQSDFITEIAPAIALIGTGPRLRVNLDYSWHKYLSGQRGNSDNHDLHAAADAEVMQDWFFIDANASVSRRNISPFGPQLIDDLPDTDNTSTVRTTSISPYLRHRFRGLATAELRYTRNTVASGGDLLSVHSDEMELLLSGEPRGQGWSWNASHDVRRTQDSKLAPVRMQRSSVGLRYPFSRKWAATASGGMEKEGYISSNGKAPEGRFWSLGGVWTPSPRTSVAFSTGKRFFGHTYSLDANFLQRHTNWQLSYSEDITTMPTQFARLGDLDAGQLLDQLWRGIFPNARDRRLRINAFLRYANSLGPERGAINYFSHRYFLEEQLKLTMARATAKSTMVVGVTAVDRTAQTASGIDSALLPGMEFGSEDRTRQIGANVGWNWQASARTSVNVNAGYAGVRSLSVPRRDNNITVTAGYSRILQPNMTASIDVRHTRHASNYGGDYRENGVSATLTMQF